TTCACAAATCACGCATACAATGTGAATTACCTGAATGTAAATGCAGATGCATTATTCAATCTTACCAATATTTTCTTGCCTTATAAAGAAGATAGAGTATTTAATCTGTATGGTATTCTGGGTGTGGGTTATGTACATGGATTCAGAGATTCAGATGAAAATTTGCACGCAACAAACAGTTTGGCACCTCGCTTAGGTTTGCAGGCAGACTTCAGATTGAACAAGGCATGGAGTCTGAACATCGAAGCAAACGGCAACCTTCTGCGTGATAATTTCAACAATAACAATTACGCAGGAACATCTAATGATGGTACATTAAATGTTCTAGCCGGTGTTACTTATCGCTTTGGGAAAAGAGGTTTTGCTACAGTAAATGCGGAAAATCCTGCATTGATTCAATCGTTGAATGATGAAATCAACGCACAAAGAGCTAAAGCCGAAGAATATAAAGCCTGCTGCGAAAAGAAATCAGCCGAACCTAAGACTATTATCAAAGAAGTTCCTATAGCACAAAACGCTCAGTTAAATTCAATGGTTTCTTTCCGCATTGGAAAAGCGACAATTGATCCTAGTCAGGAAGCAAATCTGTATAACGTAGCACAGTTTATGAAATCAAATAAAGATGCAAAAGTTATCATAGCAAGTTACTGTGATGCAAAAACAGGAACTCCGGCATTCAATCAAAAATTGAGCGAAAAACGTTCTGCTGCTGTTGTTAAAGTGCTGACAGAAAAATACGGCATTGATAAAAACAGATTCATTGTAGAGAATAATGGTGACAAACAACAACCATTTGCTGACAACAACGCATGGAATAGAGTAACAATCATGACTTCTAAATAAAAGAATTGGTAAAGTGGGAAAGTCATCTGTTCGGTGGCAACTCACTAAGCCATTTCAATATCGTTGTACAAATACTTTCTTAACCAATAAAGAAGCTCTGCATTTTGATAATACAGAGCTTCTTTTTTTATATAAATTCATGCTTACTATAAAGACATAAAAAATCTCTTATCCTACTATATATTTTGCCTTTGGTAACTTATAAATCATAGAAACCAGACCCCAAGAGGCCAAAAGAACAAGTACAGCAGTAAATGGAATCTGCAATGCCACGGGTGTATGCAGAACTACCGTTAACAGATATGCGGGACCAATAAAGAAATAATGACACAAATACATACCAAAACTACATTTAGCAACCTGAGCCAGCAGATCACTAAGTTTATCTGAGGTTACACGTACTTTCTGTATTAGTAAGAATACGGCTGTAGTCATCAGCATGGTATTTATGGAACAATAGGTCCAGAAAAGTTCCAGTCTAGCATCTGTTACATTAGGGTCAGAGCTCATCGCTCTAAATCCCTTGAATGTTATCAGATAACCTACCGCAAACATTGGGATTGTAATCAGTAATGTTTTGCCCCACGACCAGTCATTGCCTTTACCCAAATAGTGCCCTAACAAAAGGTATCCATTAAATCCGGCAAACGAGTAGAATGTTCCATAAGCATTCCACGAGCAAGCTCCGAATAAGTAGGGAGAGATAAATTGTGTTCCATAAGGCAGGAGAAGTGTTATAACCCACAATCCAAGAAATAGACGTTTCGATTTATCTGAAGCTTTTTCTACCCAAGCCGAAAAGATGGGCATATAC
The Bacteroides sedimenti genome window above contains:
- a CDS encoding OmpA family protein, producing the protein MKRKLLLMLLAISPIGLFAQNEGTTVQNQEKALKQYGFWDNWFIQGQIGGQYTFSEDYKWSSFGDKLTPTAALNIGKFFSPETGARLQLGGWTSGNYLHFTNHAYNVNYLNVNADALFNLTNIFLPYKEDRVFNLYGILGVGYVHGFRDSDENLHATNSLAPRLGLQADFRLNKAWSLNIEANGNLLRDNFNNNNYAGTSNDGTLNVLAGVTYRFGKRGFATVNAENPALIQSLNDEINAQRAKAEEYKACCEKKSAEPKTIIKEVPIAQNAQLNSMVSFRIGKATIDPSQEANLYNVAQFMKSNKDAKVIIASYCDAKTGTPAFNQKLSEKRSAAVVKVLTEKYGIDKNRFIVENNGDKQQPFADNNAWNRVTIMTSK
- a CDS encoding acyltransferase, producing MNSPLSSQRPHIVWLDVLRFVAIFMVIMSHSADPFNASPESRANPDFNLWGSAFGSFVRACVPLFVMMTGLLLLPVKQEAGPFYKKRILRVLYPFLVWSVLFNLAPWFIQWVGGTPQLVTTFFPFGGEPSASLTDGLKAVAMIPLNFNMFACPMWYIYLLIGLYLYMPIFSAWVEKASDKSKRLFLGLWVITLLLPYGTQFISPYLFGACSWNAYGTFYSFAGFNGYLLLGHYLGKGNDWSWGKTLLITIPMFAVGYLITFKGFRAMSSDPNVTDARLELFWTYCSINTMLMTTAVFLLIQKVRVTSDKLSDLLAQVAKCSFGMYLCHYFFIGPAYLLTVVLHTPVALQIPFTAVLVLLASWGLVSMIYKLPKAKYIVG